In Nonomuraea sp. NBC_00507, the following are encoded in one genomic region:
- a CDS encoding FAD-dependent monooxygenase — MNTEPQVIVIGAGPVGQSAALLLARWGIQVLVLDRRPGRDAGGSRSICQQRDVLDVWAAVGAGKVAEEGLTWTTARTYYRDRELFSWSFEREGPMPPFVNISQARTEQILDEAIAGQPLIEVRWNHEATRLTQDASGVTVHCGQRLLRAPYVLVCAGARAQQVRQSLGVTFDGETFDDQFLICDIKADLPGWESERRFYFDPIWNPGRQVLIHPCPGGTFRIDWQIAPDFIPTKTDISRKIRQIIGERPYELIWHSTYRFHSRIASRMRVGRVLLAGDCAHLVAPFGARGLNSGVPDAENAAWKLAFVLNGWAGDGLLESYHAERHAAARENLEVTAATMRFIAPRSVEERMHRRAVLEGGLVAEIDSGRFAEPYWYVDSPLTTPEPTRPFTGRPPKGALCPPAPGVILPDASIPGGRLREFCRDGFLVLLGDMCDSSLFVQVLGKVTTAPLAVRGLAEMDGTGSLTERLGAGPEEAWVIRPDSHIAAIIPHAGPESVAAALSRAMGGSPDMTP; from the coding sequence GTGAACACCGAGCCGCAGGTCATCGTGATCGGCGCGGGGCCGGTGGGGCAGAGCGCCGCGTTGTTGCTGGCCCGCTGGGGCATCCAGGTGCTGGTGCTGGACCGGCGGCCGGGTCGGGACGCGGGCGGGTCGCGCTCCATCTGCCAGCAGCGGGACGTGCTCGACGTCTGGGCCGCGGTGGGGGCGGGCAAGGTGGCCGAGGAGGGGCTGACCTGGACGACCGCCCGCACCTACTACCGCGACCGTGAGTTGTTCTCCTGGTCGTTCGAGCGGGAGGGCCCGATGCCCCCGTTCGTCAACATCTCGCAGGCGCGCACCGAGCAGATTCTCGACGAGGCCATCGCCGGGCAGCCGCTCATCGAGGTGCGCTGGAACCACGAGGCCACCCGGCTCACGCAGGACGCCTCCGGCGTCACGGTGCACTGCGGGCAGCGGTTGCTGCGGGCACCATACGTGCTGGTCTGCGCGGGAGCGCGGGCCCAGCAGGTACGCCAGTCGCTCGGCGTCACCTTCGACGGAGAGACGTTCGACGACCAGTTCCTGATCTGCGACATCAAGGCCGACCTGCCGGGCTGGGAGAGCGAGCGCCGTTTCTACTTCGATCCCATCTGGAATCCGGGACGGCAGGTGCTGATCCACCCGTGCCCAGGGGGCACGTTCAGGATCGACTGGCAGATCGCGCCCGACTTCATCCCAACGAAGACTGATATTTCGCGAAAAATCAGGCAAATCATTGGCGAGCGGCCCTACGAGCTGATCTGGCACAGCACCTACCGCTTTCACTCCCGCATCGCCTCCCGCATGCGCGTCGGCCGGGTCCTGTTGGCCGGCGACTGCGCTCACCTGGTGGCCCCGTTCGGCGCGCGCGGGCTCAACTCCGGAGTGCCCGACGCCGAGAACGCGGCGTGGAAGCTGGCCTTCGTGCTCAATGGCTGGGCCGGGGACGGCCTGCTGGAGTCCTACCACGCCGAGCGGCACGCGGCCGCGCGGGAGAACCTCGAGGTCACCGCCGCCACGATGCGTTTTATCGCGCCCCGCAGCGTGGAGGAGCGGATGCACCGGCGGGCGGTGCTGGAGGGCGGGCTGGTCGCGGAGATCGACTCCGGGCGCTTCGCCGAACCTTACTGGTATGTCGATTCGCCGTTGACCACGCCCGAGCCGACGCGGCCCTTTACGGGCAGGCCGCCCAAAGGCGCATTGTGCCCGCCCGCGCCCGGTGTGATCCTGCCCGACGCGAGCATTCCGGGCGGGCGGCTGCGGGAGTTCTGCCGGGATGGATTTCTAGTACTTCTGGGTGATATGTGCGATTCGAGTTTGTTTGTGCAGGTCCTGGGCAAGGTCACTACGGCGCCGCTCGCCGTACGCGGGCTCGCGGAGATGGATGGGACCGGCTCGCTCACTGAAAGGCTTGGCGCCGGGCCTGAGGAGGCATGGGTCATCAGGCCCGACTCCCACATCGCCGCGATCATCCCCCACGCGGGTCCGGAGTCGGTGGCGGCCGCCCTGAGTCGTGCCATGGGCGGCTCACCTGACATGACCCCATAA
- a CDS encoding DUF4235 domain-containing protein — MADDKPDVAWRIIGGLVGLVTGWAMKKLLGFVWVKATGKEPPVDSESPEVSMGEAIGYAVLMGVGMSVAQIVVNRTARKRYDAWKSLKQVTPGQ; from the coding sequence ATGGCGGACGACAAGCCCGACGTGGCCTGGCGGATCATCGGCGGCCTCGTGGGTCTGGTGACCGGGTGGGCGATGAAAAAGCTTCTCGGGTTCGTCTGGGTGAAGGCGACCGGCAAGGAGCCGCCGGTCGACAGCGAGTCACCCGAGGTCAGCATGGGCGAAGCCATCGGCTACGCCGTGCTCATGGGCGTGGGCATGTCCGTGGCGCAGATCGTGGTCAACCGGACCGCCAGGAAGCGCTACGACGCGTGGAAGTCGCTGAAGCAGGTGACTCCAGGGCAGTGA
- a CDS encoding alpha,alpha-trehalose-phosphate synthase (UDP-forming) encodes MTGRSSFLIVANRLPVDRSIEPDGTASWRRSPGGLVTAIAPVMQRRHGAWAGWHGAPDEKLEPFEQGGMNLIPVPLSAREVELYYEGFSNATLWPLYHDVVAPPVFDREMWETYREVNERFANAAADAAEEGAVVWVQDYQLQLVPAMLRRLRPDLRIGFFLHIPFPPVELFWRLPWRKELVEGLLGADLVGFQLPGGASNFRRLCRRLLGLPYKGNEIFLDDRIVQTQAFPISVDFGQLDSLVRESSVVARAKEIRVELGDPEHVLLGVDRLDYTKGIGQRLEAFGELLKDGRLQSGEAVFVQIATPSRERVEEYRRLRDDIELQVGRINGEHAQLGYQPVVYFHQSYDHEELAALYLAADVMVVTPLRDGMNLVAKEYISCHHDLHGALVLSEFAGAADELRQAYLVNPYDVEDVKRQMLAAMRATPHELARRMRTMRRRVATYDVDRWASEFLTALESPASATSTRRSASWRSG; translated from the coding sequence GTGACTGGCCGGAGCTCGTTTCTGATCGTCGCGAACCGTTTGCCGGTGGACAGGTCGATCGAGCCTGACGGAACGGCCTCGTGGCGCAGGAGCCCTGGCGGGCTCGTCACCGCGATCGCGCCGGTGATGCAACGGCGCCACGGAGCGTGGGCCGGCTGGCACGGGGCGCCCGACGAGAAGCTGGAGCCGTTCGAGCAGGGCGGCATGAACTTGATCCCGGTCCCGCTGTCGGCCCGCGAGGTGGAGCTTTATTACGAGGGCTTCTCCAACGCCACGCTGTGGCCGCTCTACCACGACGTCGTGGCGCCGCCGGTGTTCGACAGGGAGATGTGGGAGACCTACCGGGAGGTCAACGAGCGCTTCGCCAACGCCGCCGCCGACGCGGCCGAGGAAGGCGCGGTCGTCTGGGTGCAGGACTATCAGCTCCAGCTGGTGCCTGCCATGCTGCGCAGGCTCAGGCCCGACCTGCGGATCGGGTTCTTCCTGCACATCCCCTTCCCGCCGGTCGAGTTGTTCTGGCGGCTGCCGTGGCGCAAGGAGCTGGTCGAAGGGCTGCTCGGGGCCGACCTGGTGGGCTTCCAGCTGCCCGGCGGGGCCTCCAACTTCCGCAGGCTGTGCCGGCGGCTGCTGGGGCTGCCGTACAAGGGCAACGAGATCTTCCTCGACGACCGTATCGTCCAGACACAGGCGTTCCCGATCTCCGTGGACTTCGGGCAGCTCGACTCGCTGGTACGCGAGTCCAGCGTCGTGGCGCGGGCCAAGGAGATCAGGGTGGAGCTCGGCGACCCCGAGCACGTGCTGCTCGGCGTGGACCGCCTGGACTACACCAAGGGGATCGGCCAGCGGCTCGAGGCGTTCGGTGAGCTGCTGAAGGACGGGCGGCTGCAGTCGGGCGAGGCGGTGTTCGTGCAGATCGCCACGCCGAGCAGGGAGCGGGTGGAGGAATACCGCCGGCTGCGCGACGACATCGAGCTGCAGGTGGGGCGGATCAACGGCGAGCACGCGCAGCTCGGCTACCAGCCGGTCGTCTACTTCCACCAGTCCTACGACCACGAGGAGCTGGCCGCGCTCTATCTCGCCGCCGACGTCATGGTCGTGACCCCGCTGCGCGACGGGATGAACCTGGTGGCCAAGGAGTACATCTCCTGCCATCACGACCTGCACGGCGCGCTGGTGCTCAGCGAGTTCGCCGGGGCCGCCGACGAGCTGCGCCAGGCCTATCTGGTCAATCCGTACGACGTCGAGGACGTCAAACGGCAGATGCTGGCCGCGATGCGGGCCACGCCGCACGAGCTGGCCCGGCGGATGCGTACGATGCGCCGCCGGGTCGCCACCTACGACGTGGACCGCTGGGCGAGCGAGTTTCTCACTGCCCTGGAGTCACCTGCTTCAGCGACTTCCACGCGTCGTAGCGCTTCCTGGCGGTCCGGTTGA